The Sinorhizobium alkalisoli genomic interval CCGTACCGCGCACCTTCGTCGATGCCGAGATCGGCCAGTCGCTGATCGACTTCGGCAGGGAGCACCCGGAATTATCCCTGGATATCGTCTCCGACGACCGCTTCGTCGATCTCGTCGAAGAAGGATTTGACGTGGCCATTCGGATCACCCGGCTCGAGGATTCGACGCTGATCGCGCGCAAGCTCGACGATTTCCAGATCGTTATCTGCGCCTCGCCGGACTATATTGCGAAAAGCGGCCCGCTCGAGCATCCGAGCGAGCTTTCGAAGGCCGCGTGTATCCTCGACACCAACGGCCGCTCCTATTCGAATTGGCGGTTCGTCGGGGCGGACGGCGCCTCCTTCACCGTTCCGGTGAGCGGGCCGATCGAGGTCAACAGTCCGCTTGCCACCCTGCGGGCGGCGGCGGCCGGCCTCGGTGTTGCCGCCGTGCCGGATTTCATCGCCCGCCCGAAGGTTCAGTCGGGCGAGCTCGTGTCGCTGTTCGACGATTTCCTGCCCAGGGATCGCGGCATCTACGCAATCTATCCGCACCGGCGCTACCTGCCGACAAAGGTGCGCACCTTCGTCGATTTCCTGCACAGCTGGTTCCGGAGAACGTAGTAAAGCGCGCTGCGACCGTCGTACATGCCGAAGCAGTATGGGCCAAGTCCCAATTCCGTCCCATTTCGGGTACATTCGGGAGGCGATTCGAACGGCCGCTCCGGCCGAGAAGGGTTCCCAAACGAATGAAGACACGACGCCTCGCCATGGCCGGTCTCGCAATGCTGCTTTCGCCCACGCTTGCCGCCGCTCATCCGCATATTTTCGCCGAAGCGCGACTCGAGATCGTTTCGGACGACAAGGGTGAGATCGGCGAGTTGCGCAATGTCTGGCGCTTCGATGAGATGTTTTCGGCAAGCGTCGTGCTGGATTTCGACAAGAACGCGAATGCCACGCTCGATCCGGACGAGTTGCAGGAGGTCGGGCAGACCGTGCTCGAATCCCTGGCTGAGTACGATTACTACACGACAATTCTCGACAACGGCAAATCGGTGAAGGTCAACCCGCCCGACAAGATCACCGTCGACTACAAGGACAATCAGCTCCTGATGATGTTCGCCGTCACGCCGGCCGAAGCCATGCCGCTTAAAGGCAAGCTCTCCTTCGGCGTCTACGATCCGACCATGTACACGGCGATGGATTTCCCGACCGACAACGATCTCACCGTCATCGGCGACAAGATCGAGGCCTGCAAGCATCAGGTGGTGCGGCCGGACCCGGACGAAGTGCTGGCCGAAAACAAGGACACGCTCACGGACGCCTTCTGGAACGATCCGACGGGCACCAACATGTCGAAGCTCTTCGCAACCAGGATCGAGTTAACATGCTGAACGTCCGCAGGATCGGCGGCTCGCTCGCGGCTGCACTTTTGTTGACGACCCTTTCTGCAACCATCGCCATGGCCCAGTCGCCGCTCGGCATCGGCGCCGCCGAGCCCTCCTTCCAGACCACGGGGATCTTCGGCGGCTTTTTCGCCTGGGTGAACATGGAGCAACAGAGCTTCTATCGACTGCTGACCGGCGCGCTCAAGGGCATGCGCGAGAACCCCTGGCAGCTCTGGTCGCTGGTCGGGCTCTCCTTCACCTATGGCGTGCTCCACGCGGCTGGCCCCGGCCACGGCAAGGCGGTCATCTCCTCCTACATGATCGCCAACGAGACGGAGCTCAAACGCGGCGTGCTCCTGTCGTTTCTTTCCTCACTCCTGCAGGGCGTCGTCGCCATCCTCCTGATCGGCGCGGTCTATCTCGTGCTGCGCGGCTCCTCGATCAACATGACTCGCGCGACCCAGTCGCTCGAAATCGCAAGCTATGGGCTGATAGCCGCCTTCGGCGGCTGGCTGCTCTTCCGCAAGCTGCGCTCCATTTCGCGGCCTGCCATCGCCTTGTCCGGCGTGCATGACCACCACGATCACGTGCACCATGATCACAGCCATCACGATCACGGTCACCACCAAAACAATCACGGCCCTGCGCAAGCTCCCGGCGGGATCTGCGCCACCTGCGGCCATGCCCATGCGCCCGACCCGAAAATGCTGAAAGGCGACCGATTCGCCCTCAGCGAGGCCTGGTCGGCGATCGTCGCCGTCGGCCTGCGCCCCTGCTCCGGCGCGCTGATCGTGCTTTCCTTCGCCCTGCTGAACGGGCTCTATCTCGGCGGCGTGCTCTCGGTCTTCGCCATGTCGATCGGCACCGCGATCACCGTCTCGACCCTCGCCACCATGGCCGTGACAGCTAAGGGCTTCGCGCTACGTTACGTCTCGAGCCGATCGGCCGCGATGCGCATTTCAAACGGCATAGAGATTGCCGGCGCTCTGCTGGTGCTTATCCTCGGGCTAGTGCTGTTGGGCGCGGCGCTGCAGAGCTGAGCGGCACTGAAGCTTCTCCTTCTGTACCTGCCTCTCGCCGCAAGTGGTCGGAGTGAGGGACAACCGCCCGATCGGCATCCGAGACCGGAAGACTACAGCGCCGCGCGTCTGAAAAAGACGCGCGGCGCTGTAACAGCAAGTTCACTGTCCGCGCCGACGCTGGTGGCGGGCGCGCAGCCAGAAGATCAGGAAGAAGGCGAGCACGAAAAGGGCGCCGAAGCCGGCGGCGAGCCAGGGCGAGATGTCGCCCAGCCGCAGCATGATCGAAGGCAGGGCGAAGAAGCCGGTGCCGACGACGACGAGAATGATCGCCGCCGCGATTGCCGGAGATTTTTCTTTCTTGTCGGCCATGTCACGCCTGCTCCTTTGCCGAAAGCTCCGCGCGGATATCCTCGAGACGCCGCCGCTGGCGCCCCTCGCCGTCGAAATTGTCAGGCGACAGCCAGTCTTCGAAGGCGGCCCTGATGAGCGGCCATTCGCAGTCGATCATCGAGTACCATGCCGTGTCGCGATTGGCGTGCTTGGAAACCATGTGCTGGCGGAAAATGCCCTCGAAGGTGAAGCCGAGCCGTAGTGCCGCGGCGCGGCTCCGCTGGTTCTCGCTGTGGCATTTCCACTCGTAGCGGCGATAGCCGAGATTCTCGAAGGCGTGTCGCGCCAACAGGTATTGCGCTTCCGTCGAGAGGGCCGAGCGGGCCATGGCGGGCCCATGTGCAATACCGCCGACCTCCACCACGCCGTTGGTCGGGTCGGCGCGCATATAGTTCGCCATGCCGACGATCTTGTCCGTCGCCCGATCGCGAAACACCTCCGTGATCCAGCCGGCTTTCGTCTGCACGGCAGAGAGCCAGTCCTCGAAGGCCGCGATGCCGGAAAAATCATCCTGCGTGAAATATTTAAGCAACGGATTGATCGCCAGACCACCAAACGCGTCATGCCAGAGCGCCTCGAGATGCGTCGCGCGGTCGTAGGGCTCCACGCGCACGTAGCGCCCGTCGATCGTCACCGGCTGCGGCGCCGGGCAGGCCGTCCAATGGGCAAGATCACGCATCGATTTCTCCCGCTTTGCATTTGCCTCGCAATACAGCGCCGCGCGTCTTGTTAGACGCGCAAAGGTCGCTGTAGCATTTTGAATTGCTGCATGTCTTTGCTCTTTAATTGAGGTCGATCAAACGAGACATGCAGTAGGACGGACGCCGATCGACGGCAAATTCAAAGTCGTGATGCATCCGACAAGCGAACCGGATGGCGCCTCTGATTCGCCGACATCGCTTCAGACGGGAAGTTTCGCCGCAGATACGGTGGCTTCGATATGGTCGACGAGCGCATCGGCAAGACCAAGCCGGCCGGCCAGCAGATCGAGGTAACCGCGCTCGGCCCGGCTTTCCGGCTCGATCGCAAGGCGCGAGGCGGTATAAATCTCCACCCTTTTTTCCTCCGTCGTCCCGGCGGCAATGATCGCGTCGAGATCGACCGGGTTTACCAACTCGCTTTCGAGGAAGGCGGCCGCCTCTGCCGAAAGGCCGGAAACGGACAGCTTGTCCATGATACGGCCCCGCTCAGACTCGTCGATATGTCCATCGGCCCGGGCAGCAGCAATCATTGCGCGGACGAGGACCAGGGCGAAGTCATCGCTCACCGCCTCCGGCGCGACGAAGCCGGAATCGGCCGGCGGCGCCGGCAATTGCGCGGGCGCCGGGGTGGCGGGCTCGGCCGCGGGCGCCTGGCCCGCCTGATACTTCTTGTAGGCCTGGTATCCGAGGCCGGCGATCGCCGCCAGGCCGCCGAGAGCCACCGCATTGCCGGCCAGATTTCGGCCGGACTTGGTGCCTAGGAGGACCGCCGCGATCGCACCCGTTGCCAAGGGATTGTCCTTGGCGAGCTTCGTCACCTGGTCCGCGCGGTCGCGAACCGTGCCGCCGGCACCGGGCACCTGCGATCCCAGGAACTGATCCAGCAATTTCTTCGCGTCGAACATCGGCCTCGCTCCTTATGGGTTTGGCTGGGACGCTTTCAGCGTTCCCATCCCGCTCCGGTCGGCGGAGAGAGACATAGGAACCTTGCCGGCAAAATACAAACACCCGAGGAAGAGGATGGACCGCCTCCGGCCTTCCAGGCAAGCTGCGTCAAGCCTTCAGTGCAGCTGCCTCCGCGGCGAGCTTGGTGATTCCAGCCCAGTCACCCTTGGCTACGAGGTCCTTCGGCGCCACCCAGGAACCGCCGACGCAGACGACGTTCGGCAACGAGAGGTATTCGCATGCATTGGCGAGCGAGATGCCGCCGGTCGGGCAGAACAGGCTGCCAGCGAGCGGCGAAGAAAGCGACTTCAGATAGGCAGCGCCCCCGGCCTGTTCGGCGGGGAAGAACTTCATCACTTCATAGCCTTCCTCGCGAAGGCCCATCACTTCGCTGGCCGTTGCCGCACCGGGCAGCAGCGGCACTTCGTGGTCATTGGCGACATCGATCAGTTCCTGTGTCGTGCCGGGGCTGACGATGAATTGCGACCCAGCCTCGACGGCCGCTTCGAACTGCGCCGCATTGAGGATAGTTCCGGCGCCCGCAACCGCGCCTTCGACTTCATCTGCCACCGCGCGGATCGCCTCGAGGGCCGCCGGCGTACGCAACGTGATCTCGATCGCCTTGAGGCCGCCGGCAACCAGCGCCCGAGCGAGCGGTACGGCGGTCGCCGCATCATCGATCACCAAGACCGGTACCACCGGTTGCAGCTTGAGGATGGAAAGAAGCCTGTCGGTCTTGACGCTCATGCCCGCCGTCCTTTTAAAACGATTGAATCCTGCCCTTCGAATACTCCGCCCGCCTGTCATTGTCGACCCCAAAGCTGCACCGCACCCACCACCCTGATGAAGCAGACGATAAAATATCATCCACGACAAAGAGATGGCTTGAGCCGGACCGATTAGACGCTAGTCTTGCCGTAAGGGACCTCTCAAGACCGGCAGGCTTCCATGGCTAAGGAGATCGAACGAAAATTCCTGGTCGCGTCCGACGGCTGGAAACACCACGCCGACAAGGGTATCAGGCTTCGGCAGGCCTATATCGTGACCATGGCGGATCGCTCGGTGCGGGTCCGCATCCACGGCAACAAATGGGCGCGCCTCACCGTGAAGATCGGCAAATCCTCGCTCGTTCGAAATGAATACGAATATGATCTGCCGATGGACGACGCCCGCGAGTTGCTGGGCCAGGCGGTCGGCCTCGTCATCGAGAAGCGGCGCTTTCGCGTGCCGCACAAGGGTTTCACCTGGGAGGTCGACGTCTACGAGGGCGCGCTCGGGGGACTCGTCGTCGCCGAGGTGGAAATGAAGCGGGAATCGGATCTGCCCGCCTTGCCCGTCTGGGTGGGGCGGGAGATCACCGGCGACCGCCGCTATTCCAACCAGGCGCTCGCCACTGAAGGGGTCCTGGTGGCTCAGCCATGACCTATGCCTTCGACCCTGCCCATCCCTTCACGGAAGACTTCCGCGCGATCGCGGCCGAGCAGATCGGGTGCGCATTGGCGGTGCTGGAGGAGCAGCCGGCAGGCATGCATGAGGCGATCCACGACGCTCGCAAGAACTTCAAGCGTCTGCGAGCCCTCTACCGTTTGGTGGCCTGCGACGCGGCGCTCTTCCAGAAGCAGGAAAACGCCCGCATTCGGGAAATGGCGCGGAATCTGTCGATCGTGCGCGATGCGGCCGCGCTTGTCGAAAACGCCAATTACCTGCGTGCGCATGCGGCAAGTGAGGAGCAGCAGGTCGCTCTGGATAAGGTCTGCGCGATCCTGGCGATCCGCCGCGACAGGATCGCTGCAGAGGAAACCGATCTCGAGCGAAAAATCTGCGCGACAATCGCCGGCTGCGAAGCGGCGCTTGCGGCACTCGCGCGCGTGTCGTTCCATGATGGCAGGCGAAAATCGGCCGCCCGCCTGGAAAAGGGCTGGCGGCGCACGCTGAAACGCGCGGCGCGCGCGAGGTCTGCCTGCGAAACGGGCACCGACGCCGTGCTCTTTCACGAGTTGCGCAAGCGTGCCCAGGACTATCGGATGCATCTCGCCCTCCTCAGGGAAGTGTGGCCATCAGCCATGCAGGCAAAGCGGTCAGACACCAAGGAATTGGTCGACCTGCTCGGCCACCTGAACGACCTCTCCACCCTGACGTCGCTCATCGACGAAGAGCCGGAGATCGCCGGCGACAGTCAGAACCAGACACATCTCCTTTCAGCCGTAATCGCCCGCCAGGAAGAACTTCGTCAGGAGGCTCTGCAGCGGGCGCAAGCCGTCTTTTTCGACGCGCCGGAGCGGGAGAGCCGGACGGTCGGATTACTCTGGCTCGAGGCGGGACGGTAGCTTCTTTTGCCTCTCATCCGGCCTCCCCGCCATCTTCCCCCCGTTTGCAGGGGAGCGGCGATCACAGGCGCTATTCGCCGCAATTGCGCCGGAGGCCCGAAAGCTGTATTTGCCTGCCCATGAACGACACCTTCACGACACCGCGCCCGGAGACGCAAGGCCAATTTCTCGTGGCCGCGCTCTATCACTTCGTTTCCTTTGCGCGCTTCGCCGAATTCCGCGGACCGCTGCAGGTCGTCTGCGATGAAAACGGGATCAAGGGCACGCTGCTCATCGCCCGGGAGGGCATCAACGGCACGATCGCCGGCAGCGAGAAAGGAATCGCCGCGGTGCTCGCCTTTCTGCGCGCGCAGCCCGAATTCGCCCGCCTCGAGCACAAGGAGAGCCGGGCCTCGTCCATGCCCTTCCTGCGCATGAAGGTGCGCCTGAAGAAGGAGATCGTCACCATGGGCGTCGAGAACATTGACCCCAATCGGGTGGTCGGCACCTATGTGGAGCCGAGGGACTGGAACGCGTTGATCTCCGATCCCGAGACGCTCGTCATCGATACGCGCAACGACTACGAAACCGCGATCGGCCTCTTCCGCGGCGCCGTCGACCCGAAGACGAAGAGCTTCCGGGAGTTTCCCGATTGGGTACGCAACCATGGTGGGCTGCACAACAAGCCGAAGATCGCCATGTACTGCACCGGCGGCATACGCTGCGAGAAGGCGACCGCCTTCATGAAGGAACAGGGCTTCGAGGAGGTCTACCATCTCAAGGGCGGCATTCTCAAATATCTCGAGGAAATCCCGTTGGAGGAGAGCCTCTGGGACGGCGCCTGCTTCGTCTTCGACGAGCGCGTTTCGGTCACCCACGGCCTTCAGGAAGGCGAGCACACGCTCTGCCATGCCTGCCGCCAGCCCTTGACGCCCGAAGACCTGTTCTCGCCTCTCCACGAAGAAGGCGTCTCCTGTGTGCATTGTCACGACGAGCGCAGCGAGGAGGATCGCGAGCGCTACCGGGAACGAAAGCGGCAGATCGCCCTGGCGAAGAAGCGCGGAGATAGGCATCTGGGGAACTGAACCGAACGACGACCTTCCCGAGCCGTTCAGGTGCGCATGCAGTAATTCAAAGTGCTACAGCGCGTCTAATAAGACCCGCGGCGCTGTAGTGTCACACAGCCCTATGGTTGCCCTTCGGGAACCGCTCCGCCAGTTCCTGGTACCAGTAACCGCTCTTCTTGATCGTTCGCGCCTGCGTCTCGTAATCGATATGGACGATGCCGAAGCGCATGCGATAGCCTTCGGCCCATTCGAAATTGTCCATGAGGCTCCAGGCGAAATAGCCGCGCATGGGATATCCCTTGGCGATAAGGTCTGCCGTCACCGCCAGGTGGTCGGCGATGTAATCGAGCCGCGGCTGGTCGTCGACAGCGCCTTTCTCGACGCCCATGTTGTAGCAGGCGCCGTTTTCGGTGATGTAGCAGTCGGGGAGCGCATAACGGGCGTTCAGCGTTTCGACCAGAGTGCCGAGCGCCGGCGCGAAGACCTCCCAGCCGATATCCGTCTTCACCTCGCTGACCGGCTTGCTACTGACCGTGGCCGGATATTCGGCACCCGGGGCGGGGTCCTGCGAGACGCGCATCGGCGTGTAATAATTGAGCCCCCACCAGTCGAGGGGCTGTGCGATCGTCGCCATGTCGCCGTCTTCGATCGGCGGCATGCGGGAACCGAGCGCCGCCAGGAAGCCCTCCGGGTACTCGCCCTTGAAGACCGGATCGAAGAAGACGCCATTGTGGAAATCGAAAGCACGTTCGGCCGCAGCCTTGTCCTCGGCGCTGTCGCTGCCGGGATAGACCGAATGAGCGTTGATGACCATGCCGACCGGCAGTTCCGGCCGTTCCGAGCGGATTGCTCCGACGCCGAGGCCGTGGGCGAGATTGGTAAAATGCAGTGCGGCAAGCGCCGCATCCATGTTGCGCTCGCCCGGCGCATGGATACCGTAAAGATGTCCGAGCCAGACGGAGCACCAGGGCTCGTTGAAGGTCGCCACCGCGTGAAGCCGGTCGCCGAGACGGGCGATCACCGTCTTGGCATAACGCTGATAGGCATAGGCGGTGGTCCGCGCTGTCCAGCCGCCGTCGCCCATCAGCGCCAGTGGCAGGTCCCAGTGGTAAAGTGTGGCAAAGGCCTTGATGCCGCGGGCCCTCAGGCCGTCGACGAGCCGATCGTAGAAGTCGAGCCCCCTCTCGTTGACCGGTCCCGTGCCTTCCGGAATGATGCGTGGCCAGGCGATCGAAAAGCGATAGGCCTCGACGCCGAGGCTCTTGATCAGGTCGAGGTCCTGCTCCAGCCGATTGTAGTGATCGCAGGCGATGTCGCCGTTGTGGCGCCCGAAAACACGGCCGGGCATATTGGAAAAGGCATCCCAGATCGACGGCTTGCGTCCGTCCGCCTTGCTGGCGCCCTCGATCTGGAAGGAAGCTGTGGCAACGCCGAAGACAAAGTCGCCCGGGAAGCGCTCTGCGAGTTTCCTGGCTTCGATCATGCTCATCATCCTTGCTCTGGCAGCGGCGTCCGGCCGACAAGCCGTGGCCGCCGCTGCGCCTCTTCTATTCCGACCACCGCCTGAAGCGACAGTGGCAAATGTCAACCCGCGACGGAAGGGTTGCCCCTCCCATCGCCCGGGCCTCAAACCTTTATCCAGGCGCCGTTGCGCTTCGAGGAGCGAACGCAGGCGTCGACAAAGACCATGCCCTTCATACCGTCGTCGATTGTCGGATAAGTGACGGCCGGGTCCACCGTTTCGCCGTTGCCCCTGGCATGGATCGCCCGCGCCGCTTCCGTATAGATATTGGCAAAGGCTTCGAGATAGCCTTCCGGATGGCCCGAAGGAATACGCGATGCTCGGGCAGCCGCCGGTGATGCACCCGCACCGGCGCGGGTCAGCAGGCGCTTCGGCTCGCCGAAGGGCGTGTACCAGAGATAATTGGGGTCCTTCTGCGTCCATTCGAGACCGCCCTTGCTGCCATAGACGCGCAGCATCAGCCCATTTTCGTTACCGGGCGCCACCTGGCTGCACCAGAGCATGCCTTTTGCGCGCGCGCCGTCCTTCTCCTTGAAGCGCAGCATCACATGGGCGTTGTCGTCGAGCTGACGGCCGGGAACGAAACTGTCGAGATCGGCGGAAAGCTCGTCCAGTTCCAGCCCCGATACGAAGCAGCCGAGATTATACGCGTGAGTGCCGATATCGCCGGTCGAGCCGCCGACGCCGGAGCGCGCCGGATCCGTCCGCCATGCCGCCTGTTTCTGGCCGGACTGCTCGATGCTCTCGGTCAGCCAGTCCTGCGGGTATTCCATGTGGACGAGGCGGACGGCGCCGATCTCCCCATTCGCGATCATCTCGCGCGCCTGCCGCACCATCGGATAGCCGGTGTAGTTATGCGTCAGGACGAAGAGCGCATCGCTTTCGTCCGCCGCCTGCTTGAGCTTCTTCGCATCGGCAAGTGTCGAGGTCAGCGGCTTGTCGCAGATCACGTGAATGCCGCGCTTCAGAAATTCCTTGGCGGCGGCATAATGCACGTGATTGGGCGTGACGATCGCCACCGCCTCGATGCCGTTCTTCAGCTTCGCCTCGCGGATCGCCATTTCCTTGAAATCGGAATAGACGCGCGAGGGGTCTAGGCCGAGCTCGCGGCCCGAGGCCTGGGCCTTGTCCGGCGTCGACGACAGAGCGCCGGCGACCAACTCATAGTGACCGTCGAGCCGAGCGGCGATGCGATGCACCGCGCCGATGAAGGCGCCGGAGCCGCCGCCCACCATGCCGAGACGGATGCGCTTCTGATGAGTTTCCGTGCTGCTTCCCTCAACTGCCATGCGTGTTTCCTCTCCTGACCTTAGCTGTTGGGCAATACAAAGCCCCCTCCCCACCCCCTCCCCACAAGGGGGAGCGGCTTCACCTGCCGTCCGCTCCATTCATGTCCCGACGCCTTTCGGGAGTATGGATATCTTGCTGATGATGACGGCGGGAGCAGTTCGGGAAGCCCCTCCCCCTTGTGGGGAGGGGTTGGGGAGGGGTTTCCCGCTTAAATCCCCAGCATCCGCCGGTTCGCCGCCTCATCCGTGCCGCTGTCGGCGAAATCGTCGAAGGCCTTTTCGGTGACGTGGATGATGTGCGCCTTGACGAACTCCGCGCCCTCGCGCGCGCCGTCCTCCGGGTGCTTCAAGGCGCATTCCCACTCAACCACAGCCCAGCCGGCGAAGTCGTTCGCCGCCATCTTCGAAAACACCGCACCGAAATCCACCTGACCGTCGCCGAGCGAACGGAAGCGGCCAGCGCGGTTGACCCAGCCCTGATAACCGCCATAGACGCCCTGCCGCCCGGTCGGATTGAACTCCGCATCCTTGACGTGAAACATCCGGATGCGGTCCTTGTAGATGTCGATATTGTCGAGATAATCGAGGCACTGCAGCACGTAGTGGGACGGATCGAAGAGCATGCAAGCGCGGGCGTGATTGCCGGTCCGTTCGAGGAACATCTCGTAGGTTATGCCGTCGTGCAAGTCCTCGCCCGGGTGGATTTCATAGCAGACGTCGACGCCGCAATCCTCCGCATGGTCGAGGATCGGTTTCCACCGCCGGGCGAGCTCGTCGAAGGCGGTTTCCACCAGGCCTGTGGGACGCTGCGGCCAAGGATAGACGAAGGGCCAGGCGAGCGCGCCGGAAAAGCTTGCCATGGCGTTGAGACCGAGGTTCTTCGAAGCCGTCAGCGCCAGCTTCACCTGCTCGACCGCCCATTCCTGGCGCGCCTTCGGATTGCCGCGAACCTCCGGTGCGGCGAAACCGTCGAAGGCCTCGTCATAGGCGGGATGCACCGCCACCAATTGGCCCTGAAGATGGGTCGAAAGCTCGGTGATCTCGACGCCGTTGTCGCGTGCCGTGCCGGTGATCTCGTCGCAATAGGTCTTCGATGCGGCTGCCTTCTTCAGGTCGAAGAGCCGGCCGTCCCAGCTCGGTACCTGCACGCCCTTGTAGTCGCAATCGGCGGCCCATTTGGTGATCGCGTCCCAGGAGTTGAACGGCG includes:
- a CDS encoding 2-dehydro-3-deoxy-phosphogluconate aldolase, which translates into the protein MSVKTDRLLSILKLQPVVPVLVIDDAATAVPLARALVAGGLKAIEITLRTPAALEAIRAVADEVEGAVAGAGTILNAAQFEAAVEAGSQFIVSPGTTQELIDVANDHEVPLLPGAATASEVMGLREEGYEVMKFFPAEQAGGAAYLKSLSSPLAGSLFCPTGGISLANACEYLSLPNVVCVGGSWVAPKDLVAKGDWAGITKLAAEAAALKA
- a CDS encoding CYTH domain-containing protein, yielding MAKEIERKFLVASDGWKHHADKGIRLRQAYIVTMADRSVRVRIHGNKWARLTVKIGKSSLVRNEYEYDLPMDDARELLGQAVGLVIEKRRFRVPHKGFTWEVDVYEGALGGLVVAEVEMKRESDLPALPVWVGREITGDRRYSNQALATEGVLVAQP
- a CDS encoding LysR family transcriptional regulator, translating into MDTLTRIRAFIDVVDAEGFSAAARRVGKSKALLSKYVRELEDELGALLLNRTTRQFSLTEAGHTYYRSASEILKEIDNLADLVRANNSDLRGRLRITVPRTFVDAEIGQSLIDFGREHPELSLDIVSDDRFVDLVEEGFDVAIRITRLEDSTLIARKLDDFQIVICASPDYIAKSGPLEHPSELSKAACILDTNGRSYSNWRFVGADGASFTVPVSGPIEVNSPLATLRAAAAGLGVAAVPDFIARPKVQSGELVSLFDDFLPRDRGIYAIYPHRRYLPTKVRTFVDFLHSWFRRT
- a CDS encoding DUF1007 family protein yields the protein MKTRRLAMAGLAMLLSPTLAAAHPHIFAEARLEIVSDDKGEIGELRNVWRFDEMFSASVVLDFDKNANATLDPDELQEVGQTVLESLAEYDYYTTILDNGKSVKVNPPDKITVDYKDNQLLMMFAVTPAEAMPLKGKLSFGVYDPTMYTAMDFPTDNDLTVIGDKIEACKHQVVRPDPDEVLAENKDTLTDAFWNDPTGTNMSKLFATRIELTC
- a CDS encoding CHAD domain-containing protein; its protein translation is MTYAFDPAHPFTEDFRAIAAEQIGCALAVLEEQPAGMHEAIHDARKNFKRLRALYRLVACDAALFQKQENARIREMARNLSIVRDAAALVENANYLRAHAASEEQQVALDKVCAILAIRRDRIAAEETDLERKICATIAGCEAALAALARVSFHDGRRKSAARLEKGWRRTLKRAARARSACETGTDAVLFHELRKRAQDYRMHLALLREVWPSAMQAKRSDTKELVDLLGHLNDLSTLTSLIDEEPEIAGDSQNQTHLLSAVIARQEELRQEALQRAQAVFFDAPERESRTVGLLWLEAGR
- a CDS encoding GNAT family N-acetyltransferase, giving the protein MRDLAHWTACPAPQPVTIDGRYVRVEPYDRATHLEALWHDAFGGLAINPLLKYFTQDDFSGIAAFEDWLSAVQTKAGWITEVFRDRATDKIVGMANYMRADPTNGVVEVGGIAHGPAMARSALSTEAQYLLARHAFENLGYRRYEWKCHSENQRSRAAALRLGFTFEGIFRQHMVSKHANRDTAWYSMIDCEWPLIRAAFEDWLSPDNFDGEGRQRRRLEDIRAELSAKEQA
- a CDS encoding tellurite resistance TerB family protein, whose translation is MFDAKKLLDQFLGSQVPGAGGTVRDRADQVTKLAKDNPLATGAIAAVLLGTKSGRNLAGNAVALGGLAAIAGLGYQAYKKYQAGQAPAAEPATPAPAQLPAPPADSGFVAPEAVSDDFALVLVRAMIAAARADGHIDESERGRIMDKLSVSGLSAEAAAFLESELVNPVDLDAIIAAGTTEEKRVEIYTASRLAIEPESRAERGYLDLLAGRLGLADALVDHIEATVSAAKLPV
- a CDS encoding GH1 family beta-glucosidase, with translation MIEARKLAERFPGDFVFGVATASFQIEGASKADGRKPSIWDAFSNMPGRVFGRHNGDIACDHYNRLEQDLDLIKSLGVEAYRFSIAWPRIIPEGTGPVNERGLDFYDRLVDGLRARGIKAFATLYHWDLPLALMGDGGWTARTTAYAYQRYAKTVIARLGDRLHAVATFNEPWCSVWLGHLYGIHAPGERNMDAALAALHFTNLAHGLGVGAIRSERPELPVGMVINAHSVYPGSDSAEDKAAAERAFDFHNGVFFDPVFKGEYPEGFLAALGSRMPPIEDGDMATIAQPLDWWGLNYYTPMRVSQDPAPGAEYPATVSSKPVSEVKTDIGWEVFAPALGTLVETLNARYALPDCYITENGACYNMGVEKGAVDDQPRLDYIADHLAVTADLIAKGYPMRGYFAWSLMDNFEWAEGYRMRFGIVHIDYETQARTIKKSGYWYQELAERFPKGNHRAV
- a CDS encoding rhodanese-related sulfurtransferase, which translates into the protein MNDTFTTPRPETQGQFLVAALYHFVSFARFAEFRGPLQVVCDENGIKGTLLIAREGINGTIAGSEKGIAAVLAFLRAQPEFARLEHKESRASSMPFLRMKVRLKKEIVTMGVENIDPNRVVGTYVEPRDWNALISDPETLVIDTRNDYETAIGLFRGAVDPKTKSFREFPDWVRNHGGLHNKPKIAMYCTGGIRCEKATAFMKEQGFEEVYHLKGGILKYLEEIPLEESLWDGACFVFDERVSVTHGLQEGEHTLCHACRQPLTPEDLFSPLHEEGVSCVHCHDERSEEDRERYRERKRQIALAKKRGDRHLGN
- a CDS encoding Gfo/Idh/MocA family protein: MAVEGSSTETHQKRIRLGMVGGGSGAFIGAVHRIAARLDGHYELVAGALSSTPDKAQASGRELGLDPSRVYSDFKEMAIREAKLKNGIEAVAIVTPNHVHYAAAKEFLKRGIHVICDKPLTSTLADAKKLKQAADESDALFVLTHNYTGYPMVRQAREMIANGEIGAVRLVHMEYPQDWLTESIEQSGQKQAAWRTDPARSGVGGSTGDIGTHAYNLGCFVSGLELDELSADLDSFVPGRQLDDNAHVMLRFKEKDGARAKGMLWCSQVAPGNENGLMLRVYGSKGGLEWTQKDPNYLWYTPFGEPKRLLTRAGAGASPAAARASRIPSGHPEGYLEAFANIYTEAARAIHARGNGETVDPAVTYPTIDDGMKGMVFVDACVRSSKRNGAWIKV
- a CDS encoding nickel/cobalt transporter; protein product: MLNVRRIGGSLAAALLLTTLSATIAMAQSPLGIGAAEPSFQTTGIFGGFFAWVNMEQQSFYRLLTGALKGMRENPWQLWSLVGLSFTYGVLHAAGPGHGKAVISSYMIANETELKRGVLLSFLSSLLQGVVAILLIGAVYLVLRGSSINMTRATQSLEIASYGLIAAFGGWLLFRKLRSISRPAIALSGVHDHHDHVHHDHSHHDHGHHQNNHGPAQAPGGICATCGHAHAPDPKMLKGDRFALSEAWSAIVAVGLRPCSGALIVLSFALLNGLYLGGVLSVFAMSIGTAITVSTLATMAVTAKGFALRYVSSRSAAMRISNGIEIAGALLVLILGLVLLGAALQS